From a region of the Gossypium raimondii isolate GPD5lz chromosome 10, ASM2569854v1, whole genome shotgun sequence genome:
- the LOC105776077 gene encoding uncharacterized protein LOC105776077 isoform X2 gives MEGVGARLGRSSTRYGPATVFTGPVRKWKKKWVHVSPSNTGNSSNNNNNNHSHNNQQTTINGTSNGNNVSHLLLFKWTPLSQTQTNNNDNDNSSKDDAVAAPQEPPRRKFKYIPIAVLEEQRKEADENTDDESKLSEADPSAVEPTSRNDGLDEKPDINDIPMDESQEDNKIVRQDLNESTLDLSLG, from the exons ATGGAAGGAGTGGGGGCTCGACTCGGGCGGTCCTCCACTCGGTACGGACCAGCCACTGTGTTCACTGGACCGGTCAGGAAATGGAAGAAGAAATGGGTCCACGTTTCCCCTTCTAACACCGGCAACAGCtccaacaataacaacaataatcaCTCTCATAATAATCAGCAGACCACAATCAACGGTACTTCTAACGGTAATAACGTTTCCCATCTCCTCCTTTTTAAATGGACACCTTTATCCCAAACCCAAACCAACAACAACGATAATGACAATTCCTCTAAGGACGACGCCGTGGCGGCGCCCCAAGAGCCGCCAAGACGGAAGTTTAAATACATTCCG ATTGCTGTGCTAGAGGAACAGAGAAAGGAAGCTGATGAAAACACCGATGATGAATCTAAACTGAGCGAAGCTGACCCTAGTGCTGTAGAGCCAACTTCCAGGAATGATGGTCTTGATGAAAAACCCGACATTAATGACATACCTATGGATGAAAGTCAG GAGGATAATAAAATAGTGCGACAAGATCTGAAC
- the LOC105776070 gene encoding phosphatidate cytidylyltransferase 1, producing MQRENNSSLSSAASPRVRHRKRSNEAIPEPSKANGGKLLVDDRNKYKSMWIRTYSTVWMIGGFALIVYMGHLYITAMVVVIQIFMAKELFNLLRKAHEDRHLPGFRLLNWHFFVTAMLFVYGRLLSQPLVNTITSDKFLYQFVCSLIKYHMAICYFSYIAGFIWFILTLKKKMYKYQFGQYAWTHMILIVVFTQSSFTVANIFEGIFWFLLPASLIIINDIFAYIFGFFFGRTPLIKLSPKKTWEGFIGASVTTIISAFVLANILGRFQWLTCPRKDLSTGWLQCDPGPLFKPEYYTLPGWISQWFTWKEISVLPVQWHALCLGLFASIIAPFGGFFASGFKRAFKIKDFGDSIPGHGGITDRMDCQMVMAVFAYIYLQSFVAREGITVEMILDQILTNFSFEEQQSLLIKLGQILQDRVAYS from the exons ATGCAAAGGGAGAATAATTCATCCCTCTCATCAGCAGCTAGTCCTCGGGTTCGGCACCGTAAACGATCTAATGAG GCCATTCCTGAACCTAGCAAAGCAAATGGCGGAAAATTGCTTGTTGATGACCGTAACAAATACAAATCAATGTGGATCCGGACATACTCTACCGTTTGGATGATTGGGGGTTTTGCATTAATTGTCTACATGGGTCATCTCTATATTACAGCTATGGTGGTGGTTATCCAAATATTTATGGCAAAAGAGCTGTTCAATTTACTCCGTAAAGCACATGAAGATAGGCATCTTCCTGGATTTAGGCTGTTAAATTG GCACTTCTTTGTCACTGCAATGTTATTTGTTTATGGTCGCCTTCTCAGTCAACCACTCGTCAATACCATAACTTCAGATAAGTTTTTGTATCAGTTTGTCTGCAGCCTTATCAAGTACCATATGGCTATCTGTTACTTCTCATACATTGCAG GTTTTATATGGTTTATTCTTAcattgaagaagaagatgtaCAAGTATCAGTTTGGCCAGTATGCATGGACACATATGATTCTGATTGTGGTGTTCACTCAGTCATCCTTTACTGTGGCCAATATCTTTGAAGGAATtttttg GTTTCTTCTTCCAGCATCACTTATCATTATCAATGACATATTTGCTTATATCTTTGGTTTCTTCTTTGGGAGAACCCCCTTAATCAAATTATCTCCGAAGAAAACATGGGAAGGATTTATAGGAGCATCCGTTACAACTATCATCTCCGCATTTGTG CTTGCAAATATATTGGGTCGTTTTCAGTGGCTAACATGTCCGAGGAAG GATTTATCAACTGGTTGGCTTCAATGTGACCCAGGTCCATTGTTTAAGCCAGAGTATTATACTTTACCGGGATGGATTTCTCAATGG TTTACTTGGAAAGAGATCTCTGTTTTGCCGGTTCAGTGGCATGCTTTATGCCTTGGCTTGTTTGCATCAATTATAGCACCATTTGGGGGCTTTTTTGCTAGTGGTTTCAAAAGAGCTTTCAAAATCAAG GACTTTGGTGATAGTATTCCCGGGCACGGTGGAATTACAGATAGAATGGATTGCCAG ATGGTGATGGCAGTATTTGCATATATCTATCTCCAATCATTTGTTGCACGTGAAGGCATCACAGTTGAAATGATCTTGGACcag ATATTGACGAACTTTAGTTTTGAGGAACAACAAAGTCTTTTGATAAAACTGGGGCAGATCTTGCAGGATAGAGTTGcatattcttaa
- the LOC105776073 gene encoding uncharacterized protein LOC105776073 isoform X2, which yields MMLNKIAVAFNEAAARLCESSGSEHSSKDSIDLSDLVSSFFDCQVETDESPTSFCRDRDNSDGYLSESETKRTLLSLLGGDDDRDEDVKQIVREETQRACEMMVEFGLSEDFKRQLMSHLRHKGFDAALPACWSLASSAIVMHFLGGGLDVYKFESRRHCSLCYKKFFDLYLVFLFVFANLDGRN from the exons atgatgttGAATAAGATAGCTGTGGCTTTCAACGAAGCAGCTGCACGGCTCTGTGAGAGCAGTGGTAGCGAGCACTCTTCCAAGGACTCCATTGATCTCTCAGATCTCGTGAGTTCCTTTTTCGATTGCCAAGTCGAAACTGATGAATCGCCGACGTCGTTTTGTCGAGATCGAGACAATTCCGACGGTTATTTATCGGAATCCGAGACGAAACGAACGTTGTTGAGTTTGCTTGGCGGTGACGATGACCGAGACGAGGATGTGAAGCAAATAGTCCGGGAAGAGACACAACGTGCATGTGAGATGATGGTAGAGTTCGGTTTATCCGAAGACTTTAAGCGGCAGTTGATGTCTCATCTGCGCCACAAGGGCTTTGATGCTG CCCTGCCTGCCTGCTGGTCATTGGCGTCGTCTGCTATTGTAATGCATTTCTTAGGCGGTGGATTGGATGTTTACAAATTTGAGTCCAGGAGGCATTGCAGCTTATGCTATAAGAAGTTTTTCGatttatatttggtttttttattt GTCTTTGCAAATCTCGATGGGAGAAATTAG
- the LOC105776073 gene encoding uncharacterized protein LOC105776073 isoform X1, which produces MMLNKIAVAFNEAAARLCESSGSEHSSKDSIDLSDLVSSFFDCQVETDESPTSFCRDRDNSDGYLSESETKRTLLSLLGGDDDRDEDVKQIVREETQRACEMMVEFGLSEDFKRQLMSHLRHKGFDAGLCKSRWEKLGRNLLSGNYEYVDVNINGTRYIIEVNLAEQFEIARPTTSYTSLLEVIQPIFVGEPKVLKRVVKLMCNAMKNSMKIGGMHLPPWRRNGYMQSKWFARYKRTVNEIPVRPTISFRCKDNFGSNDGFKVGYLAAALDGTS; this is translated from the exons atgatgttGAATAAGATAGCTGTGGCTTTCAACGAAGCAGCTGCACGGCTCTGTGAGAGCAGTGGTAGCGAGCACTCTTCCAAGGACTCCATTGATCTCTCAGATCTCGTGAGTTCCTTTTTCGATTGCCAAGTCGAAACTGATGAATCGCCGACGTCGTTTTGTCGAGATCGAGACAATTCCGACGGTTATTTATCGGAATCCGAGACGAAACGAACGTTGTTGAGTTTGCTTGGCGGTGACGATGACCGAGACGAGGATGTGAAGCAAATAGTCCGGGAAGAGACACAACGTGCATGTGAGATGATGGTAGAGTTCGGTTTATCCGAAGACTTTAAGCGGCAGTTGATGTCTCATCTGCGCCACAAGGGCTTTGATGCTG GTCTTTGCAAATCTCGATGGGAGAAATTAGGACGAAATCTACTCTCTGGAAACTACGAATACGTAGATGTGAATATCAACGGAACTCGCTACATTATTGAAGTAAACCTAGCGGAGCAATTCGAAATAGCTCGACCAACAACTAGTTATACTTCATTACTAGAAGTTATCCAACCGATTTTCGTCGGTGAACCCAAAGTACTAAAGCGGGTCGTGAAGTTAATGTGCAATGCAATGAAGAATTCCATGAAAATCGGGGGGATGCACTTGCCGCCGTGGCGGCGTAACGGATACATGCAATCAAAGTGGTTCGCTCGTTATAAGCGTACCGTCAATGAAATTCCCGTCCGCCCGACCATATCTTTCCGTTGCAAAGATAATTTTGGTAGCAATGATGGGTTCAAAGTTGGGTACTTAGCTGCCGCCTTGGACGGTACTAGCTAG
- the LOC105776077 gene encoding uncharacterized protein LOC105776077 isoform X1 has protein sequence MEGVGARLGRSSTRYGPATVFTGPVRKWKKKWVHVSPSNTGNSSNNNNNNHSHNNHQTTINGTSNGNNGSHLLLFKWTPLSQTQTNNNDNDNSSKDDAVAAPEEPPRRKFKYIPIAVLEEQRKEADENTDDESKLSEADPSAVEPTSRNDGLDEKPDINDIPMDESQEDNKIVRQDLNESTLDLSLG, from the exons ATGGAAGGAGTGGGGGCTCGACTCGGGCGGTCCTCCACTCGGTACGGACCAGCCACTGTGTTCACTGGACCGGTCAGGAAATGGAAGAAGAAATGGGTCCACGTTTCCCCTTCTAACACCGGCAACAGCtccaacaataacaacaataatcaCTCTCATAATAATCATCAGACCACAATCAACGGTACTTCTAACGGTAATAACGGTTCCCATCTCCTCCTTTTTAAATGGACACCTTTATCCCAAACCCAAACCAACAACAACGATAATGACAATTCCTCTAAGGACGACGCCGTCGCGGCGCCCGAAGAGCCGCCAAGACGGAAGTTTAAATACATTCCG ATTGCTGTGCTAGAGGAACAGAGAAAGGAAGCTGATGAAAACACCGATGATGAATCTAAACTGAGCGAAGCTGACCCTAGTGCTGTAGAGCCAACTTCCAGGAATGATGGTCTTGATGAAAAACCCGACATTAATGACATACCTATGGATGAAAGTCAG GAGGATAATAAAATAGTGCGACAAGATCTGAAC
- the LOC105776077 gene encoding uncharacterized protein LOC105776077 isoform X3 has protein sequence MEGVGARLGRSSTRYGPATVFTGPVRKWKKKWVHVSPSNTGNSSNNNNNNHSHNNQQTTINGTSNGNNVSHLLLFKWTPLSQTQTNNNDNDNSSKDDAVAAPQEPPRRKFKYIPIAVLEEQRKEADENTDDESKLSEADPSAVEPTSKNDGLDEKPDINDIPVETIFFKTKISYRL, from the exons ATGGAAGGAGTGGGGGCTCGACTCGGGCGGTCCTCCACTCGGTACGGACCAGCCACTGTGTTCACTGGACCGGTCAGGAAATGGAAGAAGAAATGGGTCCACGTTTCCCCTTCTAACACCGGCAACAGCtccaacaataacaacaataatcaCTCTCATAATAATCAGCAGACCACAATCAACGGTACTTCTAACGGTAATAACGTTTCCCATCTCCTCCTTTTTAAATGGACACCTTTATCCCAAACCCAAACCAACAACAACGATAATGACAATTCCTCTAAGGACGACGCCGTGGCGGCGCCCCAAGAGCCGCCAAGACGGAAGTTTAAATACATTCCG ATTGCTGTGCTAGAGGAACAGAGAAAGGAAGCTGATGAAAACACCGATGATGAATCTAAACTGAGCGAAGCTGACCCTAGTGCTGTAGAGCCAACTTCCAAGAATGATGGTCTTGATGAAAAACCCGACATTAATGACATacctgtcgaaaccattttttttaaaacaaaaataagttatcgactttaa